The following coding sequences are from one Leptolyngbya sp. NIES-3755 window:
- a CDS encoding hypothetical protein (similar to AA sequence:cyanobase_aa:PCC7424_1628): MAEFPDSSDARDLSEEQLEQEPLGIKRPLGIPLLQPKFITPLGAKPLGMLKSNPFDGIAHYQSINQQFQNFPIQQSESIDSAELVDENFSIVEPEVAQTNILANEVVQSQSEEQILEASEIESSIVQSEPQASLQSNEVFSIQQKADSSESSNEQIEDTALSDNFAIQNKPQEDFGESQIEPIQQFVGTENNTIEPPDLVQTNQLQVIEPIQQLVELDSDAIEPHLPQIDRFENTSQASSPPVQQAVESPNLLEFENSTEPTQVDSIQQKVDSSQSEALRNKIVQSAAAETITESFSVDTFTSHDNIQASNQTIGQFSEFASSNLSQSEPAALSLESNTIQQKTDPIQQSLEATDFEEPIAPLPENIIQKKANSDHSQVWSGDTELSSTEHIELSQPSIEQFSQPDISIDVPAIQPAVTLPIEPGLSTSVAETNPPNVASDESIKANEAPTLSKIETLPVQRSTTAKPTLGQSLRQSFQSLTQRFQQSFFNKPDQNREAIAPTPDSTTSDSEPIQQFAQPDTDGNLDEIESQADQIIEQSLELSSLDSHTSSEFVDVQSLESGFTPESPVQAFGIEEQLLEQSPINSQIDIESVNPQASEGESISELPVQAFSTEQLLEQSSIDSQVDELIDAQSSESIAISETPIQASSKIPNIETIISENDALDTNEALQEAIYSETATESPVQRSVEPTISESLISESIGVQTQENGSTNGALNESSVADREITPNSAVIQQFEKANHDATGNFQDSKAPQSISTIASQTSIQPQSSFTETPIQQSSAHRTDAQVEQFDSTDLRSEVSTIQTNTIEPLIQRSTISEQVLGSASEEIDNNSMTVEGNPETAIQDSVPDLTIESPIAQFKVEADSGGNDYTIVDRDISEIANESKLLDDENSQALPEATIQRSIPNSPVQLDINEAIEPSPESLSGLSSFQTPIQASSEGDIKQTEHLQSDTDSVLDVVSNQSVFPIQQTKNPLSIEQRPTEVISNSPQSSAILEQASEEVDSIGESLSTIKTSDLVPLQTKQINSSESVQGDQGISLETEATQRLNDSGLPLFSQSEIKEALTPTEIPVQSSFSDISSNPLQAKTIETDSVENLESIDTSKSQATIQRSTDTLQFAETIPTNKEITSIDVQPIQQSSDPEPTVAQLFAKGNLPQLPLSLQPRIQKPLGIVQPLIAETNQPGIEPTVAQPKLMESTDDFTWLDSDLDQIDNTPDSWDSIEELLGESEPPQTDWDFDQTIPSSSSPTIQRTIDPQFENNEPVSVRVPEVQPMQFAIDYAEFSDRDYSDTSSSDAPIQAKNYEFISKNSVNPETLGKVPGEINYADNVLSAVVDEALDKTLPKEETINDANNLEVLAREIYGLLRQRLEIERERHGTHYSGRLPW; the protein is encoded by the coding sequence ATGGCGGAATTTCCTGATAGTTCTGATGCTCGTGATTTGTCTGAAGAACAATTAGAACAGGAACCCTTGGGGATTAAACGTCCTTTGGGGATTCCGTTGCTTCAACCTAAGTTTATTACACCACTGGGCGCGAAACCGTTAGGAATGCTGAAAAGTAATCCGTTTGATGGCATTGCACACTATCAATCGATCAATCAGCAATTTCAGAATTTTCCGATTCAACAAAGCGAGAGCATTGATTCAGCAGAGCTAGTTGATGAAAATTTCTCGATCGTTGAACCCGAAGTTGCTCAGACGAATATTTTAGCGAATGAAGTTGTACAATCACAGTCTGAAGAGCAAATACTGGAGGCTTCTGAGATTGAATCGTCGATCGTACAATCAGAACCTCAAGCTTCATTACAATCCAATGAAGTATTTAGCATTCAACAAAAAGCGGATAGTTCTGAATCAAGCAATGAGCAAATAGAAGACACTGCACTATCTGATAATTTTGCAATTCAGAACAAGCCACAAGAAGATTTTGGAGAATCACAAATTGAGCCGATTCAGCAATTTGTGGGGACTGAAAATAATACGATCGAGCCTCCTGATTTAGTACAGACAAATCAGCTACAAGTGATCGAACCGATCCAGCAACTTGTAGAACTTGATAGTGATGCGATCGAGCCTCATCTACCCCAGATAGATCGGTTTGAAAATACATCACAAGCTTCATCACCGCCAGTTCAGCAAGCAGTAGAAAGTCCAAATCTTTTAGAATTTGAGAACTCAACCGAGCCAACACAAGTCGATAGTATTCAACAAAAGGTTGATAGTTCTCAATCAGAAGCTTTGAGAAATAAAATTGTACAGTCAGCCGCAGCGGAGACGATTACAGAATCATTTAGCGTAGATACTTTTACATCTCATGACAACATACAAGCTTCGAACCAAACGATCGGGCAATTTTCGGAGTTTGCAAGCTCAAATCTTTCACAATCTGAACCCGCAGCATTATCACTAGAATCAAATACGATTCAACAGAAAACCGATCCGATTCAGCAATCTTTAGAAGCTACAGACTTCGAGGAACCCATCGCACCATTACCAGAAAATATTATTCAAAAGAAAGCTAATTCTGATCATTCTCAAGTTTGGAGTGGTGACACTGAACTATCGTCAACCGAACACATAGAACTTTCCCAACCTTCGATCGAGCAATTCTCTCAGCCAGATATCTCGATCGACGTTCCAGCAATTCAACCAGCAGTAACATTACCAATTGAGCCTGGACTATCAACGAGTGTAGCTGAGACTAATCCCCCTAATGTTGCATCTGATGAGAGCATTAAGGCGAATGAAGCTCCGACTTTAAGCAAAATTGAGACATTGCCTGTTCAGCGATCGACAACCGCCAAACCTACACTTGGTCAATCGCTCAGACAATCTTTTCAAAGTCTCACTCAACGATTTCAGCAGAGTTTTTTCAACAAGCCAGATCAGAACCGTGAAGCGATCGCTCCTACTCCTGATTCAACAACCTCTGATAGTGAGCCGATTCAGCAATTCGCTCAGCCAGATACTGATGGAAATTTAGATGAAATCGAATCACAAGCTGATCAAATCATCGAGCAATCACTAGAACTCTCATCACTTGATTCTCACACAAGCTCAGAGTTTGTTGATGTTCAATCCTTAGAAAGCGGTTTCACCCCGGAGTCACCCGTTCAAGCATTCGGCATAGAAGAACAACTGCTAGAACAGTCACCAATTAATTCGCAGATAGACATAGAATCTGTTAATCCTCAAGCTTCAGAGGGTGAATCTATTTCTGAGTTGCCTGTTCAAGCATTCAGCACAGAACAATTATTAGAACAGTCATCGATTGATTCGCAGGTGGATGAGCTTATTGATGCTCAGTCTTCAGAAAGCATTGCTATCTCTGAAACACCGATTCAAGCATCCAGCAAAATACCAAATATTGAAACGATAATCAGCGAGAATGATGCTCTAGATACGAACGAGGCACTTCAAGAAGCGATTTATTCTGAAACTGCTACAGAGAGTCCTGTCCAACGGTCTGTTGAACCTACAATTTCGGAAAGTTTGATTTCTGAATCGATTGGAGTGCAGACTCAGGAGAATGGAAGTACAAACGGTGCTTTGAATGAAAGCTCTGTTGCAGATCGCGAGATTACTCCGAACAGTGCAGTGATTCAGCAGTTTGAAAAGGCGAATCATGATGCTACAGGTAATTTTCAAGATAGCAAAGCTCCACAATCAATCTCTACGATCGCATCTCAAACATCCATTCAGCCTCAATCGTCTTTCACTGAAACTCCAATCCAGCAATCATCGGCGCATCGAACAGACGCACAGGTTGAGCAGTTTGATAGTACAGATTTGAGGTCAGAAGTTTCAACTATCCAAACTAATACGATCGAGCCTCTAATTCAGCGATCGACAATTTCAGAGCAAGTTCTTGGATCTGCTTCAGAAGAAATTGATAATAATTCAATGACCGTTGAAGGCAATCCTGAAACAGCCATCCAAGACAGTGTTCCTGATTTAACGATTGAATCCCCGATCGCGCAATTCAAGGTTGAAGCAGATTCGGGAGGGAATGATTATACGATCGTCGATCGCGACATTTCAGAAATTGCAAATGAGTCCAAATTGCTTGATGATGAAAATTCGCAAGCACTCCCAGAAGCAACGATTCAGCGATCAATTCCGAATTCTCCTGTGCAGTTAGATATCAACGAAGCGATCGAGCCTTCGCCTGAAAGTTTGTCTGGTCTGTCCAGCTTCCAAACTCCAATCCAAGCATCATCTGAAGGCGACATTAAGCAGACAGAGCATTTACAAAGTGATACTGATTCTGTTCTAGATGTAGTGTCTAATCAGTCAGTTTTTCCAATTCAGCAAACTAAAAACCCTTTATCAATTGAGCAACGACCAACTGAAGTTATCTCTAATTCACCTCAATCATCAGCAATTCTAGAACAAGCTTCAGAAGAAGTTGATTCTATTGGCGAATCGCTTTCAACGATCAAAACATCGGATCTAGTACCGCTTCAAACAAAGCAAATTAATAGCTCTGAGTCCGTTCAAGGAGATCAAGGTATTTCACTTGAAACGGAAGCAACTCAACGATTAAATGATTCTGGTCTACCTTTATTCTCCCAAAGTGAAATCAAGGAAGCCCTCACTCCCACTGAAATTCCTGTTCAGAGTTCATTTTCTGATATATCCAGCAATCCTTTACAAGCTAAGACAATTGAAACCGATTCAGTAGAAAATCTAGAGTCGATCGATACTTCCAAGTCTCAGGCAACAATTCAGCGATCGACTGATACTTTGCAATTTGCTGAGACTATACCCACAAACAAAGAAATAACTTCGATCGATGTCCAACCCATCCAACAGTCATCAGATCCAGAACCAACTGTTGCCCAACTTTTCGCAAAAGGTAATTTACCTCAACTCCCTTTAAGTCTTCAGCCTCGCATTCAAAAGCCATTGGGCATTGTTCAACCCTTGATTGCTGAGACGAATCAACCAGGAATTGAACCCACTGTTGCCCAGCCTAAATTAATGGAATCAACTGATGATTTCACCTGGCTCGATTCGGATCTCGATCAAATTGACAATACTCCCGACTCTTGGGACAGTATCGAAGAACTTTTAGGAGAATCAGAGCCACCGCAGACGGATTGGGATTTTGATCAAACTATCCCTTCATCAAGTTCACCGACGATTCAGAGAACGATCGATCCGCAATTTGAGAACAATGAGCCAGTTAGTGTCAGAGTTCCAGAAGTCCAGCCGATGCAATTTGCGATCGACTACGCCGAATTTAGCGATCGCGACTATAGTGATACAAGCTCCAGTGATGCTCCCATTCAAGCTAAAAACTATGAATTCATTTCTAAAAACTCAGTCAACCCAGAAACAC
- a CDS encoding hypothetical protein (conserved hypothetical phage tail protein;~similar to AA sequence:cyanobase_aa:PCC7424_0802), whose amino-acid sequence MRPKNQSNLFPEVLTTSRFYVELVLDGSTSVDAYFMECKGLKYTQDVIEACEVTPQRWGRSTAPGRIVRTKIPGGYKVGNLTLKRGMTNSLSFWKWIEAVQNGNWRTQCRDGSLVIYRQDGTQGARFQFLRAFPVSYNFAGSNVTANELAIEELELAIEEFKRVS is encoded by the coding sequence ATGAGACCCAAAAATCAATCTAATCTGTTCCCCGAAGTTCTAACGACTTCCCGCTTTTATGTCGAATTAGTGTTAGATGGTAGTACCTCAGTCGATGCCTATTTTATGGAATGCAAAGGGCTGAAGTACACACAGGACGTGATCGAAGCTTGTGAAGTCACTCCACAGCGATGGGGTCGATCGACGGCTCCCGGTCGGATTGTGCGGACAAAGATTCCAGGTGGATACAAAGTTGGAAATCTTACTCTGAAACGAGGAATGACGAACTCTCTATCGTTTTGGAAGTGGATTGAAGCGGTGCAGAATGGGAATTGGCGGACTCAATGTCGAGATGGATCTTTAGTAATCTATCGGCAAGATGGAACACAGGGGGCGAGATTTCAATTTCTCCGAGCGTTTCCGGTCAGCTATAATTTTGCAGGCAGTAACGTAACTGCGAATGAATTAGCGATCGAAGAATTAGAATTAGCGATCGAAGAATTTAAGCGAGTGAGTTAA
- a CDS encoding hypothetical protein (similar to AA sequence:cyanobase_aa:NIES39_R00890): MPMPGFTTNTSRYYIEFDGMTGLEIKSMTELSYEAKVTGNQKAIAATYNGAGGIVTQRQTTSGGYESNPTMKIEVFLSGHPKSASYRLYQWFQACMPTSDGGDGEWASNRKAASVVVYDADGKTEVLRWNLDRAWIKKYSIGGADVTAGDLAVETYEFVAEHIDKVTQVQASNDGRIASSQPVTSQNAF, encoded by the coding sequence ATGCCAATGCCAGGTTTTACGACGAATACCAGTCGTTATTACATTGAATTTGATGGGATGACGGGCTTAGAAATTAAGAGTATGACTGAACTCTCTTATGAAGCCAAAGTCACCGGGAACCAGAAAGCGATCGCTGCAACTTACAACGGTGCAGGCGGAATTGTAACTCAACGCCAAACCACATCGGGCGGCTATGAAAGCAATCCAACGATGAAGATCGAAGTGTTCCTCAGTGGACATCCGAAGAGTGCAAGCTATCGGCTTTATCAATGGTTCCAAGCTTGTATGCCGACCAGTGATGGCGGAGATGGCGAATGGGCAAGCAATCGGAAAGCGGCTTCGGTTGTCGTCTATGATGCGGATGGTAAAACTGAAGTATTGCGATGGAACCTCGATCGAGCTTGGATCAAAAAATACTCGATCGGTGGTGCAGATGTGACTGCGGGCGATTTAGCAGTCGAAACCTATGAATTTGTGGCAGAACACATTGATAAAGTGACTCAAGTTCAAGCATCGAATGATGGACGGATTGCAAGCTCACAGCCTGTCACGAGCCAAAACGCTTTCTAA
- a CDS encoding phage tail protein (similar to AA sequence:cyanobase_aa:Npun_R1101), translating to MFSRPRPQIRLPQRRQPAKSRPTTSDRLSHAFNYVTANRFYVEMEGTLTACFSSCQGLSAKNNTTLLKEGGSNTRQQVLLGPVSYTEVTLSRGITDSLMFYQWLETSFSGGKKFQRRDATILLFNQAGETMQAWTLVSAVPVGWKAPSFQASSTNLAIEELSLAFEELKVVKRK from the coding sequence ATGTTCTCTCGACCCAGACCTCAAATTCGTCTTCCTCAACGCAGGCAACCCGCTAAATCTCGCCCTACGACTAGCGATCGACTCTCTCATGCGTTTAACTATGTGACAGCGAACCGTTTCTATGTCGAAATGGAAGGGACACTCACCGCGTGTTTCTCTAGTTGTCAGGGATTGAGCGCTAAGAACAATACAACTTTGCTAAAAGAGGGTGGTTCTAATACACGCCAGCAGGTTTTACTCGGACCTGTGAGCTATACAGAAGTCACGTTGAGTCGTGGTATTACAGATAGTTTGATGTTCTATCAGTGGTTAGAGACATCGTTTAGTGGAGGAAAGAAGTTTCAGCGGCGAGATGCGACGATTCTATTGTTTAATCAGGCTGGAGAAACGATGCAAGCTTGGACATTAGTTTCAGCCGTTCCTGTGGGATGGAAAGCACCTTCGTTCCAAGCAAGTTCAACGAATTTAGCGATCGAAGAATTGAGTCTTGCCTTTGAAGAACTCAAAGTGGTCAAAAGAAAGTAA
- a CDS encoding hypothetical protein (similar to AA sequence:cyanobase_aa:glr4105) yields MSLPITEFKFTLPKGFVDEQGQVHREGIMRLATARDELSVTRDLRTQDDPAYSVLVLLSQVITRLGTFAFISPEQLENLFSLDLAYLREFYNRINQQGDAHIPVDCPHCQEQFQVELALSGEF; encoded by the coding sequence ATGAGCTTACCAATCACTGAGTTTAAGTTTACGCTGCCCAAAGGATTTGTAGATGAACAAGGACAAGTCCATCGGGAGGGCATCATGCGGCTTGCAACTGCCAGGGACGAACTGAGTGTTACGCGAGACCTGCGAACTCAAGACGATCCTGCCTATAGCGTTTTAGTGCTGCTGTCTCAAGTCATTACTCGTTTAGGCACATTTGCTTTTATTTCACCTGAGCAATTAGAAAACCTGTTTAGTCTGGACTTAGCGTATTTGCGCGAGTTCTATAACCGTATCAATCAACAAGGCGATGCTCACATTCCAGTTGATTGTCCGCATTGTCAAGAGCAGTTTCAAGTGGAGTTAGCACTATCGGGGGAGTTCTGA
- a CDS encoding hypothetical protein (similar to AA sequence:cyanobase_aa:NIES39_R00870) — protein MVASFDLNFQSRRNVIEYLTLSRFYFEIDGKTQLLIAKASGIAISIETTDQSKPIGSTKGAGGGARTQTQATPTGVSTSNLSLEFVSTADNNTLLDWYLRCHPKPRDGGPRRQMEQRLACSLVFYNQDGTEGARWNVVDAVPAKYKTTKVSADSNELFRETIDIAHAGLVRVNVARGAS, from the coding sequence ATGGTCGCATCCTTTGATCTGAACTTTCAGAGTCGCCGTAATGTGATTGAGTATCTGACACTCAGTCGGTTCTACTTTGAAATTGATGGTAAAACTCAGTTATTGATTGCAAAAGCGAGCGGGATCGCAATCTCGATCGAGACAACGGATCAATCTAAGCCGATCGGTTCTACGAAAGGCGCGGGCGGGGGTGCAAGAACACAAACGCAAGCAACCCCGACGGGTGTTTCAACTTCTAATTTGTCGTTGGAATTTGTTTCAACTGCGGATAACAATACGTTGCTCGATTGGTATCTCAGATGTCATCCGAAGCCACGTGATGGGGGTCCGAGACGGCAAATGGAACAACGATTGGCTTGCTCTTTAGTGTTCTATAACCAAGATGGAACAGAGGGCGCTCGTTGGAACGTAGTTGATGCGGTTCCTGCGAAGTACAAAACCACGAAGGTGAGTGCGGATAGCAATGAGTTGTTCCGAGAAACGATCGATATTGCTCATGCTGGACTCGTTCGCGTCAATGTGGCGCGTGGTGCGAGTTAA
- a CDS encoding hypothetical protein (similar to AA sequence:cyanobase_aa:glr4104) — protein sequence MMQTEFEFVLPKGYLDSDGNVHRKGIMRLSTAMDEIVPMRDPRVKANPAYATVIILSRVITVLGALEEMTPAIVEGFFACDLNYLQNFYRQINDLEEVPELQAV from the coding sequence ATGATGCAAACAGAATTCGAGTTTGTGCTTCCAAAAGGCTATCTAGACAGCGATGGGAATGTTCATCGTAAGGGAATCATGCGTCTGTCTACCGCAATGGATGAGATTGTTCCAATGCGCGATCCGAGAGTTAAAGCGAATCCAGCTTATGCAACGGTGATCATTCTGTCGCGGGTGATTACTGTTCTAGGAGCATTGGAAGAAATGACTCCAGCGATCGTGGAAGGTTTTTTTGCTTGTGATTTGAACTATCTGCAAAACTTCTATCGTCAGATTAATGACCTAGAAGAAGTGCCTGAACTACAAGCGGTCTAA